GGCATTTTTGTAGACGTATTGAGTCAGGCCGCTGCAATCAAAGCCTTCGCGTGGAGTTTCACCCCCAAATGTGTAGCGCACGCCTAAGGCTTGATGCGCTTGTGCTAATAAGGCGCGGCGGGCGGGTGCATCATACGGTTCGGCTTGTTGCGAAAACGGTTGGTATTGTTGTGAAAATGCCGGTTGCGACATCGAGGGTTGATTATAACTGGTGAAATACGGTCGTGCTTGGTTTTGGTAAACCCCCGGAACGGTGTGGTTCCAATACGGGTATTGTGCGGTCTGCGGGTATGAACCCATTGGTGCGCATCCGCCGAGTACAGTAGTGACTGCACCCATTAGCAGTGCTGCTTTAATATTGCCCATTATGATCTGCCCTGTTTTTTGTTATGCATTTAGAATGTAAGGGCATTCTATAAGTTCAATCCTGAACACAAACAAAAAACCCAATCACTTCAGGCGATTGGGTTGGTTTTTAGCAGTCGTGACTTGGCGTTACCAGTTAGTGCCGAAACTTTTATCGGTTTCATTGCCTAATTTGGGCAATTCAGCAATGTCGTGGATGGTGCTCAGTGGGCCATCGGGGAAGAGTTGATACAAGTATTTACGCCCGCCTTGGGGTAAAAATTCGTCTTGCAGCATATCTGCCAGCATTCGCGCATTCTGACAGTCATCGCAGTGTTCGTAGAAGTCGAGTATGAAATTGATCACTGCCATGTGTTCTGCTGTCAAGGTCATGCCGCGTTCAGCGGCGTTGGTGCGAATTAGCTGGTAAACGTCATGGGTTTTAAGTGTGGGCAACGGTGCTCGCATGACCGCGTGGGCGCGTGGGAACATCTCATCCAAAGAAACATCGCTAAACATCATAACTCAATCCTCCTGAGTGTTTTCTGTGGTGATGACAAACCCGACTATCTCTAGTGGTGTGGTTTGATACCTTGCTTATATCCTAAAAGTAGTATTTCCGAGCGCATAAGTCAAGTTATGTCTGCGCCTGAGTCGCGTGGTATGCTGGGCAACTGTTATTTTATTGCATGGTCGAGTGTTCATGAGCGCCGTTACTCCCACTTTCACAACGTTAACCTTGGCAGCCTATGGTTGGTCGCCTGCTAATTGGGCAAGTGTCTTTTACCCGGATGATTTGCCAGTGGATTGGCAGGCTTCGTATTACGCCAATGAATTCAGTCGCTTACTGATTCCTGCGCGTGATTGGATAGCACCCGTGGAGCAAGCCAAGGCGTGGTCGGCGGAAGTCGGGCAAGATTTCGATTTCTATGTGGAATTAACCCCAGAACTGTTGCAAGCAGCGCATTGGGAGGCAGTACGTGCTGCGATTGAACAAGAATTGGCGGCGCAAGTGCTGGGTATTGTGGCAGATGCTGGGGTAGTCCCTTGGATACCGGCGGCGTGGTTAGAGCGTTTTGCTGTGCATGTCTTGCCGGAAGGCGAGTGGTTTGCTGCAATGCCGCAAGGTGCAGAGGCTCAAATCGGCTTAATACGCACTAATGAAGTGTTATCGCCGCAAGCTTTACGCGCCATATTCGAGCATTTGCAACAGCATACTGCCCACCGTGATGCCATGCTGTTCTTGGATGCACCTTGGGCGGTGTTAGAGCAATTACGTTTGATGCAGCAATTATACGGTGTATAAATCCGGCGCTAATACCTCGGCGCACGGTAAGGATCAGGCAAGCGGCGGGGTGCTTGATACTGTTGGTATTGGTAATAATCCCCGCTTTGTTGCAAGGCTTGTTCAAATACGCCCGCCTTTTCCATGACATAGCCCAAGCCGCCGAGCAATGTCAGCCCCAATAACGCGGCAAACACAATTTTCACCACGCTGTAAGGGCGTTCGCCTTGG
The sequence above is drawn from the Thiothrix subterranea genome and encodes:
- a CDS encoding C40 family peptidase, which translates into the protein MGNIKAALLMGAVTTVLGGCAPMGSYPQTAQYPYWNHTVPGVYQNQARPYFTSYNQPSMSQPAFSQQYQPFSQQAEPYDAPARRALLAQAHQALGVRYTFGGETPREGFDCSGLTQYVYKNAQGITLPRTAAEQSTASRTLSFEQMRPGDLIFFRTSGSKVNHVGIYIGRGDFIHAASGGSKVSIDNLSKTYWQQRLVKFGAFLA
- a CDS encoding TusE/DsrC/DsvC family sulfur relay protein; its protein translation is MMFSDVSLDEMFPRAHAVMRAPLPTLKTHDVYQLIRTNAAERGMTLTAEHMAVINFILDFYEHCDDCQNARMLADMLQDEFLPQGGRKYLYQLFPDGPLSTIHDIAELPKLGNETDKSFGTNW